A region from the Cannabis sativa cultivar Pink pepper isolate KNU-18-1 chromosome 9, ASM2916894v1, whole genome shotgun sequence genome encodes:
- the LOC115722939 gene encoding uncharacterized protein LOC115722939, whose amino-acid sequence MENIEHKHVEVKGLKLHVAEIGCGPKVVVFLHGFPEIWYTWRHQMIAVANKGYRAIAFDFRGYGLSDQPLEPEKATFQDLIDDVVGLLDSLAINKAFLVGKDFGAFPAYLVAAVHPERVSGVVTLGIPYILPGTNSIQNHLLPEGFYVARWQIPGRAEADFGRFDVKSVVRNIYTLFSRSEIPVANENQEIMDLFDPSTPLPSWFSEEDLSVYASLYEKSGFRYALQVPYRSLSVDIGISDPKVNAPALLIMGEKDYCLKFPGMEDYIRSGTVKQLVPDLDIIFLEEGCHFVHEQLPHLANQLIITFLDKHSSAAS is encoded by the exons ATGGAAAACATTGAGCATAAGCATGTGGAAGTAAAAGGACTAAAGCTCCATGTAGCCGAAATTGGATGTG GTCCAAAAGTGGTGGTGTTCTTACATGGGTTCCCAGAAATATGGTACACATGGAGGCACCAAATGATAGCAGTGGCCAACAAAGGTTATCGTGCTATAGCCTTTGATTTCAGAGGCTACGGACTCTCAGATCAGCCATTAGAGCCTGAGAAAGCCACATTCCAAGATCTTATAGATGATGTCGTTGGCCTATTGGATTCCCTCGCCATCAACAag GCTTTTTTAGTGGGAAAAGATTTTGGAGCTTTTCCGGCGTACTTAGTAGCGGCAGTTCACCCAGAAAGAGTATCAGGAGTTGTAACACTAGGCATTCCTTACATTCTTCCAGGTACCAATTCTATCCAAAACCATCTCCTTCCTGAAGGCTTCTATGTCGCAAGATGGCAG ATACCGGGTCGAGCAGAAGCAGATTTTGGGCGCTTTGATGTGAAATCTGTGGTAAGGAACATCTACACACTCTTCTCAAGAAGTGAGATTCCAGTAGCTAATGAAAACCAGGAAATAATGGATTTGTTTGATCCATCTACTCCTCTACCATCTTGGTTCTCTGAAGAAGATCTCTCAGTCTATGCTTCCCTCTACGAAAAATCGGGTTTTCGTTATGCTTTGCAGGTTCCATACAG GAGTTTGTCAGTGGATATTGGTATAAGTGATCCGAAAGTGAATGCTCCAGCATTACTGATCATGGGAGAGAAGGACTATTGCTTGAAATTTCCAGGGATGGAAGACTACATAAGGAGTGGGACAGTGAAGCAACTTGTGCCTGATCTGGATATCATATTCTTGGAAGAAGGATGCCATTTTGTGCACGAACAACTACCACACTTGGCTAATCAGCTCATCATAACTTTCCTTGACAAACACAGTAGTGCGGCCTCATAA